One window of the Natrinema sp. CBA1119 genome contains the following:
- the cmk gene encoding (d)CMP kinase — translation MLLTVSGPPGSGKSTTAELLADAFDLDHVSGGDIFRDLADERGYTPLEFNKLAEENDEIDRDLDRRLREIAVDADDLVLESRLAGWLAGDQADFRFWLDAPARVRGERIAEREEKDPVRATEETKAREASEAQRYDEYYGIDIRDLTIYDLSVNTARWEPDAVLDMLVTAVERYDAAGDEGKALVDLETDF, via the coding sequence ATGTTACTCACCGTCTCCGGCCCGCCGGGAAGCGGGAAGAGCACGACCGCCGAGTTGCTCGCCGACGCCTTCGATCTCGACCACGTCAGCGGCGGTGACATCTTCCGCGACCTGGCCGACGAACGCGGCTACACCCCCCTCGAGTTCAATAAACTCGCCGAGGAAAACGACGAGATCGACCGCGATCTCGACCGGCGGCTCCGAGAAATCGCCGTCGACGCGGACGATCTGGTGCTCGAGTCGCGACTCGCCGGCTGGCTGGCTGGCGACCAGGCCGACTTCCGGTTCTGGCTCGACGCACCGGCGCGGGTCAGGGGCGAACGCATCGCCGAGCGCGAGGAGAAAGACCCCGTCCGCGCGACCGAGGAGACGAAGGCTCGCGAGGCCAGCGAGGCCCAACGCTACGATGAGTACTACGGGATCGACATCCGGGATCTGACGATCTACGACCTCTCGGTGAACACGGCCCGCTGGGAGCCCGATGCCGTCCTCGATATGCTCGTGACCGCCGTCGAACGCTACGACGCCGCCGGCGACGAGGGGAAAGCGCTCGTCGACCTCGAGACTGACTTCTGA
- a CDS encoding HalOD1 output domain-containing protein: MSATIPTSIRVVQGVAAHEGTDPMDLEPPLHAVIDTDALDALFRPTEDPNAVASSVEFTYRGKHVSVDSAGRVDVTENDTDRTGSTGTGPER, encoded by the coding sequence ATGTCAGCAACGATTCCGACCAGCATCAGGGTGGTACAGGGGGTGGCAGCACACGAGGGAACAGACCCGATGGATCTCGAGCCGCCGTTGCACGCGGTCATCGATACGGACGCACTCGACGCGCTATTTCGTCCGACAGAGGACCCGAACGCGGTTGCGTCATCGGTCGAGTTCACGTATCGGGGAAAACACGTGTCCGTCGATAGCGCGGGTCGCGTCGATGTGACGGAGAACGACACCGATCGAACCGGGTCGACCGGGACCGGTCCGGAACGGTAG
- a CDS encoding adenylate kinase, translating to MAQPRILILGAPGAGKGTQSAKITDEFDVDHITTGDALRNNKEMDISELDTEYDTPGEYMDRGELVPDEVVNAIVDEALSQADGFVLDGYPRNVEQAEELEGMTDLDVVLSLEVSEEELVHRLTGRRMDPETGDIYHVEYNPPEDPDVEERLEQRDDDTEETVRERLSVFHENTEPVIEYYEAEGVLERVDGEQAPDEVWADVKATIEDTA from the coding sequence ATGGCTCAGCCACGAATCCTGATCCTGGGCGCGCCCGGTGCGGGGAAAGGGACCCAGAGTGCAAAGATCACCGACGAGTTCGACGTTGATCACATCACGACCGGCGACGCGCTCCGAAACAACAAGGAGATGGACATCTCCGAGTTGGACACCGAGTACGACACGCCGGGCGAGTACATGGACCGGGGCGAACTCGTCCCCGACGAGGTTGTCAATGCCATCGTCGACGAGGCCCTCTCGCAGGCCGACGGCTTCGTTCTCGACGGCTACCCGCGGAACGTCGAACAGGCCGAGGAACTCGAGGGCATGACCGACCTCGACGTCGTCCTCTCCCTCGAGGTCAGCGAGGAGGAACTCGTCCACCGGCTGACCGGCCGCCGCATGGATCCCGAAACGGGCGACATCTACCACGTCGAGTACAACCCGCCGGAGGATCCCGACGTCGAGGAACGCCTCGAGCAGCGAGACGACGACACCGAGGAGACCGTGCGGGAGCGACTGTCGGTCTTCCACGAGAACACCGAACCCGTTATCGAGTATTACGAGGCAGAAGGCGTGCTCGAACGAGTCGACGGCGAGCAGGCTCCCGACGAAGTCTGGGCGGACGTGAAGGCGACGATCGAAGACACGGCGTAA
- a CDS encoding cbb3-type cytochrome c oxidase subunit I, which translates to MSDLPPMKSVKRWLVTTNHKDVGILYITTSLFFLIFGGVLALLFRAHLWESGGMQFGGSALLSNDQYYQSVSAHGLIMVFWFLSPIASGFANYFVPLQIGAKDLAFPRLNALSYWFYLFSGILMGISFFQGGTFSGGWTMYAPLNVPTYTPAIGATAGSNATILALTLFVVSITIGSVNFLVTMHRSRAEGLGLWNIPMFSWSWLLTIWMMLFAFAALLAALLLLSVDRLFLTQYFATDQGSSLLWAHLFWFFGHPEVYIVFFPALGIMFETFQTFCGRRLVGRKWVIIAMVLVAVQSFLVWMHHMFLSTINLPIKTLFMATTIGISLPFDLMVFALIYTMVKGRVRFTTPFLFSLGALVLFILGGITGVFLGAVVLDYEFRGTYWVVAHFHYVMVSGVTALFGGLYYWWPKITGKMYSERLGKLSFAVYFLGFNLLYFPMFLAWETPRRVFHYAESAEIYHQLATVGAFVLGAGVLLVFITLGKSFISGPDAPDNPWTFSRTAEWAIPSPPPLENWPNRPSYASGRLEFVDDAPAATDGGVAHGATATAESHEEEHADHASIWPVGIGAGTFVFFLGLSGITPYVYSFVESNIASDVGDFVSLASAPNQSIVYPILTALGLGLMGITLFQFGREQFDAPEMAIAERWPFEGISNEKMGVWVFLASDVVVFGAAIGAYIFMRIHGGWDNWHLESITMAGLFNTYVLLTSSFTVILAHVMAERGNKKGLLGALSATVLLGFVFMGVKAFEYSSKFADGHYWFSGIEYSLYFVTTGLHALHVILGLLIAGFMIYRVVSIDAYLEDHMPVEYFGLYWHFVDIVWVFLFPLFYLM; encoded by the coding sequence ATGAGTGATCTCCCGCCGATGAAATCGGTCAAGCGGTGGTTAGTAACGACCAACCACAAGGACGTCGGGATCCTGTACATCACGACATCGCTGTTCTTCCTCATCTTCGGTGGTGTCCTCGCTTTGCTGTTCCGCGCCCATCTCTGGGAGTCGGGCGGCATGCAATTTGGCGGCAGCGCGCTACTATCGAACGACCAGTACTATCAGTCGGTTTCCGCACACGGACTGATAATGGTCTTCTGGTTCCTCTCTCCGATCGCGAGCGGGTTCGCGAACTACTTCGTTCCGCTGCAGATCGGGGCGAAAGACCTCGCGTTCCCACGACTGAACGCCCTGAGTTACTGGTTTTACCTGTTCTCGGGCATCCTCATGGGGATCTCGTTCTTCCAGGGAGGAACGTTCTCCGGCGGCTGGACGATGTACGCCCCGCTGAACGTTCCAACCTATACACCGGCGATCGGGGCGACTGCCGGCAGCAACGCGACGATCCTCGCGCTGACCTTATTCGTCGTGTCGATCACGATTGGGTCGGTAAACTTCCTCGTGACGATGCATCGGTCTCGAGCCGAAGGGCTCGGTCTCTGGAACATCCCGATGTTCTCGTGGTCGTGGCTGCTGACCATCTGGATGATGCTGTTCGCGTTCGCGGCACTGCTGGCAGCGCTCCTGTTGCTGTCGGTCGACCGCCTGTTCCTCACACAGTACTTCGCCACTGACCAGGGCTCGAGCTTGCTGTGGGCCCACCTGTTCTGGTTCTTCGGCCATCCGGAGGTGTACATCGTCTTCTTCCCGGCGCTGGGAATCATGTTCGAGACGTTCCAGACCTTCTGTGGTCGACGACTCGTCGGCCGGAAGTGGGTCATCATCGCGATGGTCCTGGTGGCCGTCCAGTCCTTCCTGGTCTGGATGCACCACATGTTCCTGTCGACGATCAACCTCCCGATCAAGACGCTCTTTATGGCGACGACGATCGGTATCTCGCTGCCCTTCGACCTGATGGTCTTCGCACTGATCTACACGATGGTCAAGGGTCGCGTGCGCTTTACGACGCCGTTCCTGTTCTCGCTGGGTGCGCTCGTGTTGTTCATCCTCGGCGGGATCACCGGCGTCTTCCTCGGTGCCGTCGTCCTCGATTACGAGTTCCGCGGGACCTACTGGGTCGTCGCTCACTTCCACTACGTGATGGTCTCCGGTGTCACCGCGCTGTTCGGTGGTCTCTACTACTGGTGGCCAAAGATCACCGGGAAGATGTACTCCGAACGACTCGGAAAGCTCAGCTTCGCAGTCTACTTCCTCGGCTTCAACCTGCTGTACTTCCCGATGTTCCTCGCCTGGGAGACGCCGCGGCGCGTCTTCCACTACGCTGAGAGCGCAGAGATCTACCACCAGCTAGCAACCGTCGGGGCGTTCGTCCTCGGTGCGGGAGTGTTGCTCGTGTTCATCACGCTCGGGAAGAGTTTCATCTCCGGGCCCGACGCGCCGGACAACCCGTGGACGTTCTCGAGAACTGCCGAGTGGGCAATCCCCTCGCCGCCGCCCCTCGAGAACTGGCCGAACCGCCCCAGCTACGCGAGCGGCCGACTCGAGTTCGTCGACGACGCCCCCGCGGCGACCGACGGCGGCGTCGCCCACGGAGCGACCGCAACCGCCGAAAGCCACGAGGAAGAACACGCCGACCACGCCAGCATCTGGCCGGTCGGCATCGGTGCCGGGACCTTCGTCTTCTTCCTCGGGCTCAGCGGCATCACACCGTACGTCTACTCGTTCGTCGAGTCCAACATCGCGAGCGATGTCGGCGACTTTGTCAGCCTGGCTTCTGCGCCCAACCAGAGTATCGTCTACCCGATACTGACCGCGCTCGGACTCGGCCTGATGGGGATCACGCTGTTCCAGTTCGGCCGCGAGCAGTTCGACGCTCCCGAGATGGCGATCGCCGAACGCTGGCCGTTCGAGGGCATCAGCAACGAAAAGATGGGCGTCTGGGTCTTTCTGGCCTCTGACGTCGTCGTCTTCGGGGCCGCGATCGGTGCGTACATCTTTATGCGCATCCACGGCGGCTGGGATAACTGGCACCTCGAGTCGATCACCATGGCGGGGCTGTTCAACACGTACGTCCTGCTCACCTCGAGTTTCACGGTCATCCTCGCGCACGTGATGGCCGAACGCGGAAACAAGAAGGGACTGCTCGGCGCGCTCAGCGCGACGGTCCTGCTCGGGTTCGTGTTCATGGGCGTCAAGGCCTTCGAGTACAGCAGCAAGTTCGCGGACGGTCACTACTGGTTCAGCGGGATCGAGTACTCGTTGTACTTCGTGACGACCGGCCTGCACGCGCTGCACGTCATCCTCGGCCTGCTCATCGCGGGCTTCATGATCTACCGCGTCGTCTCGATCGACGCCTATCTCGAGGATCACATGCCGGTGGAGTACTTCGGTCTCTACTGGCACTTCGTCGACATCGTGTGGGTCTTCCTGTTCCCACTGTTCTACCTGATGTAG
- a CDS encoding RNA-guided pseudouridylation complex pseudouridine synthase subunit Cbf5 — protein sequence MTLRGPPGERSPAELLTFGVVNLDKPPGPSSHQVSGWLRDAVDETLAERGVESRIGRAAHAGTLDPKVTGCLPMMLGDATRLAQVFLEGGKEYVAVLECHAPVPADAESVIAEFEGPIYQKPPRKSAVTRRLRVREIYDLEVLEAEDRRLLVRMRCESGTYVRKLCHDLGLALGTGAHMGHLRRTATDPFDDRTLHTTHDFLDALGFWLEDDDPEPLYDVVEPAERMLEGIPSVVIARNAAREVAEGAPVYAPGVLEADDGIDRRALVACYTPDGAAVCLGELVGDIDAESGVVVGLERVLV from the coding sequence ATGACGCTCCGTGGCCCACCGGGTGAGCGCTCGCCCGCCGAGTTGCTCACCTTCGGCGTCGTCAACCTCGACAAGCCGCCCGGTCCGTCCTCGCATCAGGTCAGCGGCTGGCTCCGCGACGCCGTCGACGAGACGCTGGCCGAGCGCGGCGTCGAGTCGCGGATCGGTCGCGCCGCCCACGCAGGGACGCTCGATCCGAAGGTGACCGGCTGTCTCCCGATGATGCTCGGCGACGCGACCCGGCTCGCACAGGTCTTTCTCGAGGGGGGAAAGGAGTACGTCGCCGTTCTCGAGTGTCACGCGCCGGTTCCGGCCGACGCCGAGTCGGTCATCGCCGAGTTCGAGGGACCGATCTATCAGAAGCCGCCGCGCAAGAGCGCGGTGACCCGTCGTCTGCGCGTGCGAGAGATCTACGACCTCGAGGTGCTCGAGGCCGAGGATCGACGGCTCCTCGTGCGGATGCGTTGCGAGAGCGGGACCTACGTCCGCAAACTGTGTCACGACCTCGGACTGGCGCTGGGAACGGGCGCGCACATGGGGCACCTGCGCCGGACGGCCACGGATCCGTTCGACGATCGGACGCTCCACACGACCCATGACTTCCTCGACGCGCTGGGCTTCTGGCTCGAGGACGACGATCCCGAACCGCTGTACGACGTCGTCGAGCCCGCAGAGCGCATGCTCGAGGGGATCCCGAGCGTCGTAATCGCCAGGAACGCGGCCCGCGAGGTGGCCGAGGGAGCGCCGGTCTACGCGCCGGGCGTGCTCGAGGCCGACGACGGGATCGATCGGAGAGCGCTCGTGGCCTGTTACACGCCCGACGGTGCAGCGGTGTGTCTCGGCGAACTGGTCGGTGATATCGACGCTGAGAGCGGTGTTGTGGTTGGTCTCGAGCGTGTATTGGTCTGA
- a CDS encoding DUF106 domain-containing protein: MTRTAEKIDALVREDSSMAAALEAIRDEADRNGGEVQWADVSDDLTSGQWGRLIEKGVLVDGDQGFEIADREAYDRALDGDGNGSNAAADVDIDEEESSWSQWDKLAGVGALLLMPGYWFDSIQNVVGNAVNVFLGPLDAALPFYAVILSVALLTGLYSSLLQANLMNTEVMGKYQERMKAVQNEQKELRQKKKDAEDRGASEAEIERIENEIEKAREEQMEAMADNLGMFKEQFRPMVWIMLLTIPLFLWMYWTIRTGAIGAAEETVVMPLVGEIEWQEGVLGPMQAWIVWYFLCSMGFSQLIRKSLNIDMSPSNA, from the coding sequence ATGACGCGTACAGCCGAGAAGATCGACGCCCTCGTCCGCGAGGATTCCTCGATGGCGGCCGCCCTCGAGGCGATCCGCGATGAAGCCGACAGGAACGGCGGCGAGGTCCAGTGGGCCGACGTCAGCGACGACCTGACGAGCGGACAATGGGGGCGATTGATCGAGAAAGGTGTGTTAGTCGACGGCGACCAAGGGTTCGAGATCGCCGATCGCGAGGCCTACGATCGGGCACTCGACGGCGATGGCAACGGTAGCAATGCCGCAGCCGATGTCGACATCGACGAGGAGGAATCGAGCTGGTCGCAATGGGACAAGCTGGCCGGCGTGGGGGCGCTCCTGTTGATGCCAGGGTACTGGTTCGACTCGATCCAGAACGTCGTCGGGAACGCCGTCAACGTCTTTCTCGGACCGCTCGATGCGGCGTTACCGTTCTACGCTGTGATCCTTTCGGTCGCGCTGCTCACCGGCCTCTACTCGTCGCTGCTCCAGGCGAATCTGATGAACACGGAGGTCATGGGCAAGTATCAAGAGCGCATGAAGGCCGTCCAGAACGAACAGAAGGAGCTCCGCCAGAAGAAAAAAGACGCCGAGGACCGCGGCGCGAGCGAGGCCGAAATCGAACGCATCGAAAACGAGATCGAGAAGGCCCGCGAAGAGCAGATGGAGGCCATGGCGGACAATCTGGGCATGTTCAAAGAGCAGTTCCGCCCGATGGTTTGGATCATGCTGTTGACGATCCCGCTGTTCCTCTGGATGTACTGGACGATCCGGACGGGCGCTATCGGGGCCGCCGAAGAGACCGTCGTGATGCCCCTCGTCGGGGAGATCGAGTGGCAGGAAGGTGTGCTCGGACCGATGCAGGCGTGGATCGTCTGGTACTTCCTGTGTTCGATGGGGTTCTCCCAGCTGATTCGCAAGTCGCTAAACATCGATATGTCGCCGTCGAACGCCTGA
- the coxB gene encoding cytochrome c oxidase subunit II, whose translation MNTIYSALIAPMQRTRVDVFENIFVVFLGLGTLVGIVVVAYTLYNAYKYRDTGEAAEKDEDLPSVGELPTGGKGGKKLFLSFGISAIIVISLVIWTYTMLLYVEDPGDANQEEALNVEVTGDSFAWYFEYDNGIESTSTLRVPADERVWLQVTSGDVWHAFGIPDQKVKADAIPGEYDETWFEAEEPGTYEIKCFELCGEFHTTMTGEAQVMEPDAFDEWMNEQLTMSITVQDGNETPVSEETGYGDVGYEMTLESQEWDFEETYTDDQFDNGTITVSNVSDIEQGGVYNITISPTEGGQQFEPVEAQFDMTGPVDESYTLELNATESETNESDTNDGGEA comes from the coding sequence ATGAATACAATCTACAGCGCACTCATTGCCCCGATGCAGCGGACCCGCGTCGACGTGTTCGAGAATATCTTCGTGGTATTCCTCGGACTCGGGACGCTCGTCGGTATCGTCGTTGTCGCGTACACGTTGTACAACGCGTACAAGTACCGTGATACTGGCGAGGCCGCCGAGAAAGACGAGGATCTGCCATCCGTGGGGGAGTTACCGACAGGCGGAAAGGGCGGCAAAAAACTGTTCCTCTCATTTGGAATCAGTGCCATCATCGTCATTTCTCTGGTGATCTGGACGTACACGATGCTCCTGTACGTCGAAGATCCCGGAGACGCCAACCAAGAAGAGGCACTCAACGTCGAGGTGACCGGCGATAGCTTCGCGTGGTACTTCGAGTACGACAACGGGATCGAATCGACGTCGACGCTCCGAGTCCCCGCAGACGAGCGAGTCTGGCTCCAGGTGACATCGGGCGACGTCTGGCACGCGTTCGGTATCCCCGATCAAAAGGTGAAAGCCGACGCGATTCCGGGCGAGTACGACGAAACCTGGTTCGAAGCCGAGGAACCCGGAACGTACGAGATCAAATGCTTCGAGCTCTGTGGCGAGTTCCACACTACCATGACCGGAGAAGCCCAGGTCATGGAACCCGACGCGTTCGACGAGTGGATGAACGAGCAGCTGACGATGTCGATTACGGTTCAAGACGGGAACGAGACTCCCGTTTCCGAAGAAACCGGATACGGGGACGTCGGATACGAGATGACCCTCGAGAGTCAGGAGTGGGACTTCGAAGAGACCTACACGGACGACCAGTTCGATAACGGGACGATCACGGTTAGCAACGTCAGCGACATCGAACAGGGCGGAGTCTACAACATAACGATCTCACCGACCGAGGGCGGCCAGCAGTTCGAACCGGTCGAAGCGCAGTTCGACATGACCGGTCCGGTCGACGAGTCCTACACGCTCGAGCTCAACGCGACGGAAAGTGAAACCAATGAAAGCGACACGAACGACGGAGGTGAGGCCTGA